In Hemibagrus wyckioides isolate EC202008001 linkage group LG12, SWU_Hwy_1.0, whole genome shotgun sequence, the genomic stretch ataaattttaatttattaaaataaatgttgtgtccacactatttttgaagccatgttgctgctgctgcttttcttccggtgacctcaactctgttgacttgctctctcattggctggaggtcgtagctacaactgacaccacgtgatgtggagtcggccgaccgtcccagatatttaacatgccagatatctggattttgtcagcGACGCACcagcgagcctctttgatgcgtcgttgagtagttcacacaaagattgcagagcgctgatcacccgctgattttcccacgatcacagaccgatctgtcggccagctcgttaatttgcaaatcgggcttaaaatcctgtagtgtgaacaaGGCTTTAGGGGTGtcctcacttttgttgccaacagtttagacattaatgtctgtgtgttgagttattttgaggggacagtaaatttacactgttatacaggctggacactcactactgtacattggagcagagtgtcatttcttgtcacatgaaaagataaaatattcacaaaaatgtgagggttgtactcacttttgttagATACTGTATATGTGGCAAGCAATCATCAATAGATACAGTACTTTGTCACtatatacaatacactataatTCAGTTGCTCCCAGACAGCAAAAAGGGCATCTAAATACAAGCTGCACTATAGTGAGTGTTGCAGCAAAACACAGATCCTTAATCCTTAACAGTTGTTGGAAGGAGTAGTAACAAACTTTAGGTTTAGCTGTAAATTGTCCCTTGTCTTGAATAATTGTAGAGGGGTGACTGATCCACTGGGGGGTGAGGGGGTGATGGCAGCTACTGctttcatggaaaaaaaaggtgCATTTTAGTCTGTTTGTGTGACTTGATGGCTCTGTACTTTTCCCCAGATGGTAAGAGAACAAACATTCTGTGTCCTGGGTGAGTGGAGTCTTCGATGATGCTGGTGTCAGTTAGGCTGATTTGAGttttttagaaactgctgatttccttcaaaaaacaaaacccatcCTGAGAGCTGAGGATCTGCAgactgaaacaccttgttgaagAGAGATCagatgatcagactggtctgagctgacaaaGTCTCTAGGAAATCAATCAGGctttacagtgaaattctttcttggTTTATCTCAGCTTTGGAAGTtgattatattatatgtaaattatatgtacatatacactgatattttattgcatattaaatctatttaacttgcactttattttaaagtgtttttaatgtaaaggtttttctttattgttgACAAACTGAATTTCCTCTGAAGGGAACTCATCTCACATAcacaggaacagagagagagcaatagaaAGACAgccagatagagacagacagtcagagagacagacattaagacaaagacaaatacagacagtaGACAGAGAGGACAGACATTCAGACTGAGTACCGTTGTATCTCATGACATGTTTGAGTGATGGCAGATCAGTGACGGACGCCTGATCCCGGCGGAAGATCTTGGCTCGAGGACAGAGTTGGTAGGAGAAATCCTCTCCATACTCCATCCACATCTCCTCATAACCGCTCAGGGTGTAAATCCTCTGGTGGAACGGCACATTGTAGGATGGCCAGTAACCTGTAGGACATCACTTATTACTGACAGAACATTATTACACCAACAATACACCAACACCATGTCCACTGCTTCTCCCCTGATGTGTAGTGAAGTGGATCCTCACCAAAGCGCAGAGCCTCTGTTTGATCTGAATATTCCACCAGTCCTGGAATCTGCTCCACAATGGTCAGAGCACCATCATCAAGTCTCGAGCCCAGGGACACTTTACTTACATCCACCACCATGTACTGATTATTATACGTCCCTGAGAGTCAGTGAGAGACAGGACAGTCAGACAGTCACATTTAACCTGAACAACAGAAAGATTATAACTCTGAGAACACTTCTACTAAttcttcctaatattgtgtttattactgtatCTGAAGTTCATTCTACTCAGAAGATCTGTCTCCCTCTACATGAACAGCTACCCATTTATCTGACTACCAGTCTATCTAGCCAGCAATCTATTTACCTGACAATTTCTCTACACCCATCTTTGACTGCCCATGAGTGGGATATAttgaagtgaacattttgtccttaaagttgatttgttagaagcaggaaaaatggacaagcataaggatttgagcgagtttaatgagggccaaattgtgatggctagaccactggatcagagcatcttcaaaactgtagctcttttggggtgttcccggtctgcagtggtcagtatcaaaagtgacccaaggaaggaacagtggtgaaccggcaacagtgtcatgggtggtcaaggctcattgatgcacgtggggagagaaggctggcctgtgtgatccgatccaacagacgagctactgttgctcaaattgctgaagaagttaatgctggatctgatagaaaggggtcagaatacacagtgcatcacagaccagtcagggtgcccatgctgacccctgtgcatcACTAAAAGCTTCAACAATGGGGATGTGAGCATCACAattggaccacagagcaatggaagtaggtggcctggtctgatgaatcacgttttcttttacatcacgtggatggccgggtgcatgcgtgtcacttacctggggaggTGGTTATAATATTATGGCTAATGGGTGTATCTACATTTGTCTATCAACCTGAGTGAGTGTCTATCTACCTGCATATCTACCTATCTAGATCTCCTTTTGTCTATCTGCCCATCTATGTCTTAACTATCTAGACTGCATATCCAGCTACATGTATGGTTACCCTGTCTGTCTACCAGTCTGTCTAGCCAAACAGTCAAACTGTTCAGCCGTCCATTTTCCagtatctgtttatctgtctctgtcaatccatccatctagctaTCTGAGCCTGTCTCTTTCATCAAAGCATCTTGTTGCCCAGTCCCGGTTTTTAtctttctgtcactctgtcCTTTCCTATCCGCAGGGGTGTCGGGCAGGGGCCATATTGGACCTGactaaacagtgtgtgtgtgcacgagtttTCTGACCAGAGTTGAAGCGGGAGAATATCTTGGCCCACTCTTCACCAGAGTGTGCAAGTGCATTGGCTAGCCGGACTCTCTGCCAGGCAAATAGGCTGGAGGGCGTGACCGCCTCATACAGCGACTGGTTAAAGACGTTGTTGGTGGTCTGAGTCATCATCAGCCCACTGCCCAACAGGTAGAAATCATCCAGAGACACCAGGAAACCTGCaccacagaaaaacacagttcatacatagacatattcaacagaagtgtgtttatgtaccaaaggtgtgtgtgaaaccAAAGTGTGTAGACACACCAGGGTAGCTGCTAAAGGACATTTTCCCAGTAGCAGTGTGTGGTTCCTGAACTTTAAAGTCCCAGTGTTTGAAGATGCGCATCGTGGCAGCGTAAACGTACCAGCTGGAGTGAGCGAACAACAGGTTCTCATAGCCAGGCAACatctacatacatacacacacacgatttaAAAATCGTGACTTCATCGTGAAATCGTGAATTTaaaaaccctaaccctaaccctagtaCTTTAATGAATTAAGCACATACCTTAAAAACATGAGGTAACAGGAGGTGTACCTGTGAGAGAGGGTGGTTCTTTGTATGGAAAATGTACCTTGATGAGGGCAGAGCAGTGGCCCATCGGGGGCTGTTTATATCCTCTCAGTGAAGGTTTGGTCTCAGGAACTAACATCTGTATCAAATCCAACAGATCTCCAACTGTGTTCAGGAACTGCACCTCAAACCGTGACAAGgcctacacacaaaacacatacacacgctccaTATTGATACTACTATGAATTATGAAtatgttttgttatttaaattaatactttattttaatgaatcacACATTTGTGTATCATTGTTGTTCTTTCTCTCACCTTTCCCCCTGAGCGCTTGGCCCACTCGGCAACGCCGGCCTGCAGTCCGTCCAGCTGAGCCAGGATGAAGCCGGTGTGAGCCCACAGAGGATCTGTCGTCTTATTCAACTTCACCTGCTGCCGAGACCAGGCGCTCTGCTTACTGAGAGACATACGCCATGGTAAGAAGACAAAattgtgaaatgtttttcacAATAATAATTCCAAATAACACCCAGAAAAATCCTTTAGGCCAAGGGAAAAAACGTGCCTCATGGCTCCTCAGCACAGGTTCTACACATCATGGACTGAGTCTGTTATTCGTAAAAGAATCACTCACGTCATGAAGGTCTTCACAGCCTGCAGGATGTTGGGCTTTGTGATGAGCTGAGGATACATGTTAGTGTAGTGATCAACCATCTGCCTGcaggacacacagacagcagTTTCACTCTCACAGCTCTGTTACAAATACTAGAGACTgatctctcactcacacacacacacacacacacacacacacacacacacaaagcataaTCACATGCTCACAGATGACAGACAATAACACATGtatttggactgggggaggaaactggagcacccgAAAGAAACCCCTGAGAGAGAAGCTCTGTGGACACAGGGTGGATGCAGGAATCAAACTGTCAACCCTGAAGGTACGAGGCAAACATGCTTCTATCACAAGCTTCCATAATATATAAatggaaacaataacaaaaaacaaaaatgacaacAATCATTATCTGATTTATTAAGAAAATGGCACCCgcatttaaatacaaattgTCTTCTTTAATTATCGCTTTAAGGGATCTGAAATGAATCACAATGCCTCTGAAGAAGAAACTGTTAGACTTGATGTCCATCTCCAATACGCCTGAAGTTAGACACTGCAATACCATCACTGGACACTAGATGTCTCTGTCATACAGTCTACAATTATTCAGTCTCACAGGTCTGTTAGTGTATTCAATTCAAAAAACTTTATCCCCAGGataataaaatacagttgttgtATGATGATTAAATGGAATAAGTCTGTTGGTGCAAAAAGATTTGATTAAACATCCATTTAAAATATCCGTAAATAAACTGTTTACTAAACTAAATTGTTTAAACTGTGAAAATAGATTCTTGTTATCCAAAACAAAATATCCAAaacaaaagaagaggaagaaaaagaaagtagaaGGTGAAATAGATtgatgtatatataaataaattaaagtgaGAATATTATTGTGCGGTATGGAAACAGTGTAGTAGCAACATTAGAGATATTATCACAGCAGAGTCCAGATTTctatataaatgtttttcacAGATTTTGAATACGGGAGTCCATGAGTCTGTTTGAAGGATTGTGGGTTGGGGGTGGAAGAGGGTTATAATGTGGGTTATAATGTGGAGAATGGTGGTTACTGAGTTGATGGGAGGGGAGGgcaggggagggagggagggacaaGGATAGTTGTGGGTTGAAGAGTTGAACAGCACCGGGAACAAAGGTTGTTCTTCTCTTCTCAGTTGAGAGTCCTACAGCTGGGGCATCGTAGCTGTCGTCC encodes the following:
- the plbd1a gene encoding phospholipase B-like 1, with amino-acid sequence MFPLGVSLLFRLLLLLGASKMSDFKLRVFLLLVFVAAVRSDSLHKATVYWDPDSKTVLLKDGVLDEKGDAYGFYNDSFSETGWGVLEIRAGYGQTPRPDDKTFFLAGYLEGFLTARQMVDHYTNMYPQLITKPNILQAVKTFMTKQSAWSRQQVKLNKTTDPLWAHTGFILAQLDGLQAGVAEWAKRSGGKALSRFEVQFLNTVGDLLDLIQMLVPETKPSLRGYKQPPMGHCSALIKMLPGYENLLFAHSSWYVYAATMRIFKHWDFKVQEPHTATGKMSFSSYPGFLVSLDDFYLLGSGLMMTQTTNNVFNQSLYEAVTPSSLFAWQRVRLANALAHSGEEWAKIFSRFNSGTYNNQYMVVDVSKVSLGSRLDDGALTIVEQIPGLVEYSDQTEALRFGYWPSYNVPFHQRIYTLSGYEEMWMEYGEDFSYQLCPRAKIFRRDQASVTDLPSLKHVMRYNDYKKDPYSKGDPCNSICCRGDLRKSNPIPEGCYDTKVTDLSMAKQFMSEALNGPSTEGDLPPFTWDAFNSTMHQGLPRLYNYTFVTMHPVLFAP